In Rhododendron vialii isolate Sample 1 chromosome 9a, ASM3025357v1, the following are encoded in one genomic region:
- the LOC131299575 gene encoding uncharacterized protein LOC131299575 translates to MSSHVENMNFLRGLWLANDSSSGEHPLELCHSRRLERFSVAINSITEFKIFEILNRTYILSLLRLTHKPRSPSSPLFSISHSPFDAPPPTAPPKLPPPPPTHHHHDLLSSLPSISHNLLSTHHHRRTPQTRPFRHHHLFSLAGDYSVGSPSGLSPSSSSSQAHFRPWPPYPPPLLASPPSPVSGAWSSTWTEPQLSPSSISRQCTGPCSAKRSIWPSNRGTLLWELIYCITSRIGALISNIELMNNFSIQGCFSIGGCFLSAL, encoded by the exons ATGTCATCTCATGTTGAGAATATGAACTTTCTCAGAGGGCTCTGGTTGGCTAACGACAGCTCGAGCGGCGAACACCCCCTAGAACTCTGCCACTCGAGAAGACTTGAACGTTTCTCAGTTGCTATTAATTCTATTACTG aatttaaaattttcgaaATTTTGAATCGGACATATATACTCTCTCTTCTCCGTCTCACACACAAACCACGATCtccctcttctcctctcttttccatCTCACACTCTCCTTTTGACGCACCACCACCGACGGCCCCCCCAAAActgcccccaccaccaccgacgcACCACCACCACGATCTCCTCTCTTCCCTCCCCTCCATCTCACACAACCTCCTCTCGACGCACCACCACCGACGGACACCCCAAACCCGCCCCTTCCGCCACCACCATCTCTTCTCTCTCgcag GGGATTATTCAGTGGGTTCACCTTCAGGgctctctccttcctcttcctcctcacaAGCTCATTTCCGTCCATGGCCACCCTACCCTCCACCACTGCTTGCATCACCCCCAAGTCCCGTCTCAGGGGCGTGGTCTTCGACATGGACGGAACCCCAACTGTCCCCGTCATCGATTTCCAGGCAATGTACAGGGCCATGCTCGGCGAAGAGGAGTATTTGGCCCTCGAATCGAGGAACCCTGCTATGGGAATTGATATACTGCATCACATCGAGAATTGGAGCCCTGATAAGCAACATAGAGcttatgaataatttttctatacagGGATGTTTCTCTATAGGAGGATGTTTCCTCTCCGCTCTCTGA